A window from Gammaproteobacteria bacterium encodes these proteins:
- a CDS encoding putative resolvase (Evidence 3 : Putative function from multiple computational evidences): MENTISTGKAAKLLGVSVKTIQRWEREGRLVPIARTDTNRRVYTVSQIKNFLGLRIPEKQSTRIVAYCRVSSAAQKPDLVNQRKVLEEFVVASGLSNVEFIEEIGGGLNFKRKKFLVLMDEIGRHEIKKLVIAHRDRLTRFGFEWFEHYAKSHECELLVLNQERLSPEQEMVQDMMTIVHCFSSRLYGLRNYKKKLKEALDLDKIESNEWY; encoded by the coding sequence ATGGAAAACACTATTAGCACAGGCAAAGCCGCAAAGTTACTTGGGGTATCCGTCAAGACCATCCAACGCTGGGAGCGTGAGGGACGATTGGTTCCCATCGCTCGTACCGATACTAATCGACGTGTTTATACGGTATCACAGATAAAAAATTTTCTTGGCCTACGAATACCTGAAAAACAATCGACACGGATTGTGGCGTATTGCCGTGTATCCAGTGCGGCACAAAAACCAGATTTAGTAAATCAACGCAAGGTATTAGAAGAATTCGTGGTAGCCAGTGGATTATCCAATGTGGAATTTATTGAAGAAATTGGTGGGGGCTTAAATTTTAAAAGAAAGAAATTTCTAGTTCTCATGGATGAAATCGGACGACATGAAATTAAAAAATTAGTGATAGCCCATCGAGATCGCTTAACCCGTTTTGGTTTTGAATGGTTTGAGCATTATGCAAAATCCCATGAATGTGAATTATTGGTATTAAATCAAGAACGGCTATCTCCAGAACAAGAAATGGTTCAGGATATGATGACGATTGTGCATTGTTTTAGTAGTCGTCTTTATGGATTACGCAATTATAAGAAAAAACTCAAAGAAGCATTAGACCTTGATAAAATAGAAAGTAATGAATGGTATTGA
- a CDS encoding transposase has product MPLVTRSATSQNLTASKHNRLAEMAKRCGVVRHETWARYGGLAGLGRTHRDIRDEDWMSGLCLGAATKLPARIWKATLEDSLNAIKANRAAAISKSGKIIFRSPHKKQWTAILNQGTWLKNPILHRLMRKHWPHGESHIYNQIVFDVQGYTCFILNDQYWIKVSSLISGQRIAIPLGKFNHPITGAIRVRIRDDGEVDILYTVNEVDACVNRPCGTRELGIDKGYSEAFTDSDGERHGEGLGELLSQESDHLKDVYAARQKITAIAKKTKNAAKAERIRKNNLGRKKLNARKRRHRQKVRTKIFTAAHALLDKAKSITVEDLTKQIRGYDRGRNMNHRLAGWVKGIIQEAIEAASRRRGASVDVINAAYTSQWLPGCSALGKRIGEFIYCPLGRGRFAVDHIAAVNVLHRKNDAGIRRYLSFREVKKVLEERSRQTERPCIAAGQCGVTLVMPETAQAGL; this is encoded by the coding sequence ATGCCTCTCGTGACACGTAGTGCAACTTCTCAAAATCTCACCGCTTCCAAACATAATCGTTTAGCGGAAATGGCTAAACGGTGTGGTGTAGTTCGTCATGAAACTTGGGCACGCTATGGCGGATTAGCTGGTTTAGGAAGAACTCACCGTGATATTCGCGATGAAGATTGGATGTCAGGTCTTTGTTTAGGCGCGGCAACAAAATTACCCGCGCGAATTTGGAAAGCGACACTGGAAGATTCCTTAAACGCCATTAAGGCTAATCGTGCGGCGGCGATTTCAAAAAGTGGAAAAATTATTTTTCGTTCCCCCCACAAAAAGCAATGGACGGCAATATTAAATCAGGGCACTTGGTTAAAAAATCCAATACTTCATAGACTTATGCGCAAACATTGGCCGCATGGAGAAAGCCATATTTACAACCAAATTGTTTTTGATGTCCAGGGGTATACCTGTTTTATCCTGAATGACCAATATTGGATTAAAGTATCTTCATTAATTTCTGGTCAACGAATTGCAATTCCCCTGGGTAAATTTAATCACCCGATTACCGGCGCTATTCGGGTTCGCATCAGGGATGATGGCGAGGTGGATATTTTATATACAGTAAATGAAGTTGATGCCTGCGTGAATCGTCCGTGTGGCACCCGTGAACTCGGAATTGATAAAGGCTATAGCGAGGCTTTTACTGATAGCGATGGCGAGCGCCATGGTGAGGGATTGGGTGAATTATTATCGCAAGAATCAGATCATCTCAAAGATGTTTATGCTGCACGCCAAAAAATAACAGCTATCGCTAAAAAAACTAAAAATGCTGCCAAGGCCGAGCGCATTAGAAAAAATAATTTAGGCCGTAAAAAACTTAATGCCCGGAAGCGTCGTCATCGCCAAAAAGTAAGAACCAAGATATTTACAGCGGCTCATGCACTTTTAGATAAAGCAAAATCAATCACGGTTGAGGATTTAACGAAACAAATTCGAGGATATGATCGCGGGCGTAACATGAATCACCGCCTCGCGGGTTGGGTAAAAGGAATAATACAAGAAGCAATTGAAGCAGCATCCCGCCGACGCGGTGCGTCGGTCGATGTGATCAATGCCGCTTATACGTCGCAATGGCTACCTGGTTGCTCGGCTTTGGGCAAGAGAATTGGGGAGTTTATTTACTGTCCGTTGGGCAGGGGCAGATTCGCGGTAGATCATATTGCGGCGGTGAATGTTCTCCACCGAAAGAACGACGCGGGGATTCGTCGTTACCTTTCTTTCCGTGAGGTAAAAAAGGTGTTGGAAGAACGCAGCCGTCAGACTGAAAGACCTTGTATTGCTGCTGGGCAATGTGGGGTTACTTTGGTCATGCCTGAGACTGCCCAGGCCGGACTCTAG
- a CDS encoding exported hypothetical protein (Evidence 5 : Unknown function) encodes MCARIFRLAFQTLMLILALGTSAACLADAAARVEFVSGAASITDRSGTTTTIQKGVAVNSGQTLETTTGSLQIRFTDGSRFSLPPKTVFRVDDYSYDNRQDGSKRGFFSLLKGGLRTITGVIGRLHNENYRVVARAATIGVRGTHYLLRDCENDCVNAQGQLDKDGLYAFVTHGAIHVENNAGSLDVTAGNAAFVADQLTMPQQVDHLPQVLPPGEQSGTEKDGDEHSAAQSRIESGLEQSEATMRSLAGLAPNIENPSGFHEEGESFLGTVKSGFQAGQDVFKVDGRYIIANLKDIEGGAASNVSGLSSRGTLAEIETNVAAYLDPAGAIRVVTNATGSASNNTAGVYDTYSDGDLFLARWGGPGQTGGSLNLSLQGNQSVHWLLLKPYESPLPKAGNATYNMIAATQPTSSSPIAPTGAMNSATVTVNFGGNSAYGGLPFARYELNSNLFHATGDAGIDAIGDFETGNNGTLSGIATGSACETACTAYVHGMFAGRGVSRGNITIPSGMGFLYEIRASPTSTYHGSIGLKP; translated from the coding sequence ATGTGCGCAAGGATTTTTAGACTGGCGTTCCAGACGTTGATGTTGATTCTGGCGTTGGGAACAAGTGCGGCCTGCCTGGCGGATGCCGCCGCTCGGGTCGAGTTTGTATCAGGCGCGGCAAGCATAACCGACCGTAGTGGAACCACCACGACCATTCAAAAAGGCGTCGCCGTCAACTCTGGCCAAACGCTTGAGACCACAACCGGCAGCCTACAAATTCGGTTCACCGACGGTAGTCGATTTTCCCTGCCGCCTAAAACCGTCTTCCGCGTCGATGATTACTCTTACGATAATCGGCAGGACGGTAGTAAACGTGGATTTTTCAGCCTGCTTAAAGGTGGTCTACGGACGATCACCGGAGTGATTGGGCGCCTGCATAATGAAAATTACCGGGTCGTAGCACGAGCTGCGACCATTGGTGTGCGCGGCACTCATTATTTGCTTAGAGATTGCGAGAATGACTGCGTTAATGCCCAAGGCCAGCTTGACAAGGACGGCCTGTACGCCTTCGTTACGCATGGTGCCATCCATGTCGAGAACAACGCAGGTAGCCTTGATGTCACCGCAGGCAACGCTGCGTTCGTCGCCGACCAGTTGACCATGCCACAGCAGGTAGATCATCTTCCCCAGGTGTTGCCCCCGGGAGAACAATCTGGTACTGAAAAAGATGGCGATGAACATAGCGCGGCGCAAAGTCGCATTGAATCCGGTTTGGAACAATCCGAAGCAACGATGCGTTCGTTAGCTGGACTTGCTCCTAATATTGAAAATCCCTCTGGTTTCCATGAAGAAGGCGAGAGTTTTCTGGGAACTGTCAAGAGCGGCTTTCAGGCTGGCCAGGACGTATTCAAGGTTGATGGGCGTTATATCATCGCCAATCTGAAGGATATCGAAGGAGGAGCGGCAAGTAATGTTTCGGGATTGTCTTCTCGCGGTACCCTGGCCGAAATCGAAACCAACGTCGCCGCCTATCTTGACCCTGCGGGGGCGATACGTGTGGTTACGAACGCCACCGGTAGCGCGAGCAACAATACCGCCGGGGTCTACGACACCTATAGTGATGGCGATTTGTTTCTCGCTCGCTGGGGTGGGCCTGGTCAGACTGGCGGCTCGCTGAATCTTTCCTTGCAAGGTAATCAATCGGTGCATTGGCTACTTCTCAAGCCTTATGAGAGTCCGTTACCCAAGGCCGGAAACGCGACCTACAACATGATTGCGGCAACACAGCCGACCTCATCCAGTCCCATTGCACCAACAGGTGCCATGAACAGCGCGACCGTTACCGTCAACTTCGGTGGAAATTCGGCCTACGGCGGGCTACCGTTCGCGCGCTATGAACTCAACTCGAATTTGTTCCATGCGACTGGTGATGCCGGCATTGATGCCATTGGCGACTTCGAGACAGGCAACAATGGAACGTTGTCGGGAATCGCTACGGGTTCGGCCTGCGAAACAGCTTGCACGGCCTATGTGCATGGGATGTTCGCCGGTAGGGGCGTATCCAGAGGGAATATAACCATACCTTCAGGTATGGGCTTCCTCTATGAAATTCGTGCTTCACCCACCTCCACCTATCACGGTTCGATTGGATTAAAACCATAG
- a CDS encoding flagellar brake protein, whose product MADKYEEIIGDGPTLRMLERIQQNRALIHVRIQDRAKSWSSTIVTVDIEGRSWKFDELPTAEGHRLLIKERRCEIETRLSGVIIKFQAEIISSGADRKGLVYYESRPPRSMRVYQRRSDFRVPIGANQRATVSFIIPGMLPMRGHIRDISLGGIGIELGAWTQVLDYGLHIPNCMITLPDNKLISCELRICFARRSNIGMSIGARFEKISKDDQKQISKFVNFLDRERAKRKHLE is encoded by the coding sequence ATGGCCGATAAATATGAAGAAATTATTGGTGATGGGCCGACGCTGAGAATGCTTGAGCGCATTCAGCAAAATCGTGCGTTGATTCATGTTCGTATTCAGGACCGTGCAAAGTCATGGAGTAGCACTATTGTTACAGTAGATATCGAAGGACGTAGTTGGAAATTCGATGAGCTACCCACTGCCGAAGGCCATCGATTATTGATTAAGGAACGACGCTGTGAGATAGAAACACGCCTGAGCGGTGTAATTATCAAGTTTCAAGCGGAAATAATCAGTTCCGGGGCAGATCGAAAGGGTCTCGTTTATTATGAATCGCGCCCGCCACGATCCATGCGTGTTTATCAACGACGTTCGGATTTTCGCGTTCCGATTGGTGCCAACCAACGCGCTACGGTGAGTTTTATCATTCCAGGCATGCTGCCCATGCGTGGCCATATTCGTGATATTTCACTGGGTGGAATTGGTATCGAGTTAGGAGCCTGGACGCAAGTTTTGGATTATGGCCTCCATATTCCAAACTGCATGATTACCCTGCCGGACAATAAATTGATCAGCTGTGAATTAAGAATATGTTTTGCGCGTCGTAGCAATATTGGTATGTCCATCGGTGCGCGTTTTGAAAAAATCTCTAAAGATGACCAAAAACAAATTTCAAAATTCGTCAATTTTCTTGATCGTGAACGTGCCAAGCGCAAGCACCTGGAATAA
- a CDS encoding outer membrane protein, whose product MKYFLFSILVLIGTLARADANLLEDARGLLKSGKFNDAFNRLLPYEYEYSGELEYDYLLGVAALESQHVEIAVFALERSAENSPDSAYVLADLARAYSLLGEHENARTTLERARQRSHDRQTTAAIEQQMETLGLVDKRGRLDAFLEFGVGYNSNINSAIGSRNIVIPAFGGFNFSLASTSVKLDSPFIQKTVGIEFGYPFQDRRTTFFARLSGTQRTHARNKQFDTSSLDVLSSINHVDGPHYFSLSLQHGNFALDGTDYYYDTSVHGQWLTLLSPRVRTGLFVQGGQLEYPTARLRDAKRYVGGVFLSETMSLSLRNLLYASLYAGKEVTEISFLGHHLVGARVGLQLFFRENLSIHLGMGYESRGYGGIDPLFLVGRKDRQQDLTLGIVYGLAKGFSLRPSLNWVDNHSNVALNQFNRLEAILNVRKDF is encoded by the coding sequence GTGAAATATTTTTTATTTTCCATCCTGGTATTGATCGGTACCCTTGCGCGAGCCGATGCTAACTTGCTTGAAGACGCGCGCGGGCTGCTTAAATCGGGCAAATTTAACGATGCGTTCAATCGGTTGCTTCCTTATGAGTACGAGTATTCTGGGGAACTTGAGTACGACTATCTGCTTGGTGTTGCCGCGCTGGAATCGCAACATGTGGAAATCGCGGTGTTTGCTCTGGAAAGATCCGCTGAGAATTCTCCTGATTCGGCGTATGTTCTTGCGGATTTAGCACGGGCCTATTCACTGTTAGGTGAGCACGAGAACGCACGCACGACGCTTGAACGTGCGCGCCAGCGCAGTCATGACCGACAAACAACCGCAGCCATTGAACAGCAGATGGAAACCCTGGGTTTAGTCGATAAACGCGGGCGTTTGGATGCTTTTCTCGAATTTGGCGTGGGTTATAACTCCAACATCAATAGCGCGATTGGAAGTCGAAACATCGTTATTCCCGCTTTTGGCGGCTTTAATTTTTCCCTCGCCAGTACCAGCGTCAAGCTGGACAGCCCGTTTATCCAAAAAACAGTTGGAATCGAATTTGGCTATCCGTTTCAAGATCGCCGCACCACTTTTTTCGCTCGTTTATCGGGAACGCAGCGCACCCATGCGCGCAACAAGCAGTTCGACACGTCCAGTCTTGATGTGCTCTCTAGTATTAACCACGTTGACGGCCCACATTATTTTTCGCTTTCATTGCAGCATGGCAACTTTGCTCTTGACGGCACCGATTATTACTACGATACGAGCGTTCATGGTCAATGGCTGACATTGCTTTCTCCTCGGGTGCGGACCGGACTATTTGTGCAGGGAGGTCAACTGGAGTATCCAACGGCGCGATTGCGCGATGCCAAGCGATATGTTGGCGGTGTATTCTTGAGTGAAACCATGTCGCTATCGCTCAGAAACTTGTTGTATGCCAGCCTGTACGCCGGGAAAGAAGTCACGGAGATTTCTTTCCTGGGGCATCATCTGGTCGGTGCGCGCGTCGGCTTGCAACTGTTTTTCAGGGAAAATCTGTCCATACATCTCGGCATGGGGTATGAGTCGCGTGGGTACGGCGGAATCGATCCGCTGTTTCTCGTTGGGAGGAAAGACCGTCAGCAAGATCTAACCCTCGGCATTGTATATGGCCTAGCGAAAGGATTTTCCTTGCGTCCGTCGCTGAACTGGGTTGATAACCATTCCAATGTCGCGCTTAACCAGTTCAATCGCCTAGAGGCCATACTCAATGTGCGCAAGGATTTTTAG